In a genomic window of Callithrix jacchus isolate 240 chromosome 22, calJac240_pri, whole genome shotgun sequence:
- the ZNF709 gene encoding zinc finger protein 709 isoform X1 — MMFQDSVVFEDVAVNFTQEEWALLGPSQKKLYRDVMQETFVNLASIGENWEDKNIEDHRNQGRKLRSHTVERLCERKEGNQLGEAISQTPNPKTNRKTFTRVKPYECSVCGKDYMCHSSLNRHMRSHSEHRSYEYQKYGEKSYECKECGKRFSFRSSFRIHERTHTGEKPYKCKQCGKAFSWPSSFQIHERTHTGEKPYECKECGKAFIYHTTFRGHMRMHTGEKPYKCKECGKTFSHPSSFRNHERTHSGEKPYECKQCGKAFRYYQTFQIHERTHTGEKPYQCKQCGKALSCPTSFRSHERIHTGEKPYKCKKCGKAFSFPSSFRKHERIHTGEKPYDCKECGKAFISLPSYRRHMIMHTGNGPYKCKECGKAFDCPSSFQIHERTHTGEKPYECKQCGKAFSCSSSFRMHERTHTGEKPHECKQCGKAFSCSSSVRIHERTHTGEKPYECKQCGKAFSCSSSFRMHERIHTGEKPYECKQCGKAFSFSSSFRMHERTHTGEKPYECKQCGKAFSCSSSFRMHERTHTGEKPYECKQCGKAFSCSSSIRIHERTHTGEKPYECKQCGKAFSCSSSVRMHERTHTGVKPYECKQCDKAFSCSRSFRIHERTHTGEKPYACQQCGKAFKCSRSFRVHERVHTGE, encoded by the exons ATGTTTCAGGACTCAGTGGTCTTTGAGGATGTGGCTGTGAACTTCACCCAGGAGGAGTGGGCTTTGCTGGGTCCCTCTCAGAAGAAACTCTACAGAGATGTGATGCAAGAAACCTTTGTTAACTTGGCCTCTATAG GGGAAAACTGGGAGGACAAGAACATTGAAGATCACAGAAACCAGGGGAGAAAGCTAAG aaGTCATACGGTAGAGAGGCTCTGTGAAAGGAAAGAAGGTAATCAGCTTGGAGAAGCCATCAGTCAGACTCCAAATCctaaaacaaacaggaaaacctTTACTAGAGTAAAACCATATGAATGCAGTGTGTGTGGAAAAGACTATATGTGTCATTCATCTCTTAATAGGCACATGAGATCTCACAGTGAACATAGATCATACGAGTATCAAAAATATGGAGAGAAATCatatgaatgtaaggaatgtgggaaaagATTCAGCTTTCGAAGTTCATTTCGAATACATGAAagaactcacactggagagaaaccctataaatgtaaACAGTGTGGCAAGGCTTTCAGTTGGCCCAGTTCCTTTCAAATACATGAGAGAactcatactggagaaaaaccttatgaatgtaaggaatgtgggaaagccttcattTATCATACAACCTTTCGAGGACACATGAGAAtgcacacaggagagaaaccctataagtgtaaagaatgtgggaaaaCTTTCAGTCATCCCAGTTCATTTAGAAACCATGAAAGAACTCActctggagagaaaccctatgaatgtaaacaATGTGGAAAAGCTTTCAGATATTACCAAACTTTTCAAATACATGAAAGGACTCACACTGGGGAAAAACCCTATCAATGTAAGCAATGTGGTAAAGCTCTTAGTTGTCCCACATCCTTTCGAAGTCATGAAAGgattcacactggagaaaaaccctataaatgtaaaaaatgtggcaaagccttcagTTTTCCTAGTTCCTTTCGAAAACATGAAagaattcatacaggagagaaaccctatgattgtaaagaatgtgggaaagcatTCATTTCTCTTCCAAGCTATCGAAGACATATGATAATGCACACTGGAAATGGACCTTataaatgtaaggaatgtgggaaagcctttgaTTGTCCTAGTTCCTTTCAAATCCATGAACgaactcacactggagagaaaccctatgaatgtaaacaGTGTGGTAAAGCCTTCAGTTGTTCCAGTTCCTTTAGAATGCATGAAAggactcacactggagagaaaccccaTGAATGTAAACAATGTGGTAAAGCCTTCAGTTGTTCCAGTTCTGTTCGAATACATGAAAggactcacactggagagaaaccctatgaatgtaagcaatgtgggaaagccttcagttGTTCCAGTTCTTTTCGCATGCATgaaagaattcacactggagagaaaccctatgaatgtaaacaGTGTGGTAAAGCCTTTAGTTTTTCCAGTTCCTTTCGGATGCATGAAAggactcacactggagagaaaccctatgaatgtaaacaGTGCGGTAAAGCCTTCAGTTGTTCCAGTTCCTTTAGAATGCATGAAAggactcacactggagagaaaccctatgaatgtaaacaGTGTGGTAAGGCGTTTAGTTGTTCCAGTTCCATTCGAATACATGAAAggactcacactggagagaaaccttatgagTGTAAACAATGTGGTAAGGCCTTCAGTTGTTCTAGTTCTGTTCGAATGCATGAAAGGACACACACTGGAGTGAAACCTTATGAATGTAAACAGTGTGATAAAGCCTTCAGTTGCTCGCGTTCCTTTAGAATCCATGAACGAACTcacactggtgagaaaccctatgCATGTCAACAATGTGGTAAAGCCTTCAAGTGTTCCCGTTCCTTTCGAGTACATGAAAGAGTTCATACCGGAGAGTAA
- the ZNF709 gene encoding zinc finger protein 709 isoform X3: MDSVVFEDVAVNFTQEEWALLGPSQKKLYRDVMQETFVNLASIGENWEDKNIEDHRNQGRKLRSHTVERLCERKEGNQLGEAISQTPNPKTNRKTFTRVKPYECSVCGKDYMCHSSLNRHMRSHSEHRSYEYQKYGEKSYECKECGKRFSFRSSFRIHERTHTGEKPYKCKQCGKAFSWPSSFQIHERTHTGEKPYECKECGKAFIYHTTFRGHMRMHTGEKPYKCKECGKTFSHPSSFRNHERTHSGEKPYECKQCGKAFRYYQTFQIHERTHTGEKPYQCKQCGKALSCPTSFRSHERIHTGEKPYKCKKCGKAFSFPSSFRKHERIHTGEKPYDCKECGKAFISLPSYRRHMIMHTGNGPYKCKECGKAFDCPSSFQIHERTHTGEKPYECKQCGKAFSCSSSFRMHERTHTGEKPHECKQCGKAFSCSSSVRIHERTHTGEKPYECKQCGKAFSCSSSFRMHERIHTGEKPYECKQCGKAFSFSSSFRMHERTHTGEKPYECKQCGKAFSCSSSFRMHERTHTGEKPYECKQCGKAFSCSSSIRIHERTHTGEKPYECKQCGKAFSCSSSVRMHERTHTGVKPYECKQCDKAFSCSRSFRIHERTHTGEKPYACQQCGKAFKCSRSFRVHERVHTGE; encoded by the exons GACTCAGTGGTCTTTGAGGATGTGGCTGTGAACTTCACCCAGGAGGAGTGGGCTTTGCTGGGTCCCTCTCAGAAGAAACTCTACAGAGATGTGATGCAAGAAACCTTTGTTAACTTGGCCTCTATAG GGGAAAACTGGGAGGACAAGAACATTGAAGATCACAGAAACCAGGGGAGAAAGCTAAG aaGTCATACGGTAGAGAGGCTCTGTGAAAGGAAAGAAGGTAATCAGCTTGGAGAAGCCATCAGTCAGACTCCAAATCctaaaacaaacaggaaaacctTTACTAGAGTAAAACCATATGAATGCAGTGTGTGTGGAAAAGACTATATGTGTCATTCATCTCTTAATAGGCACATGAGATCTCACAGTGAACATAGATCATACGAGTATCAAAAATATGGAGAGAAATCatatgaatgtaaggaatgtgggaaaagATTCAGCTTTCGAAGTTCATTTCGAATACATGAAagaactcacactggagagaaaccctataaatgtaaACAGTGTGGCAAGGCTTTCAGTTGGCCCAGTTCCTTTCAAATACATGAGAGAactcatactggagaaaaaccttatgaatgtaaggaatgtgggaaagccttcattTATCATACAACCTTTCGAGGACACATGAGAAtgcacacaggagagaaaccctataagtgtaaagaatgtgggaaaaCTTTCAGTCATCCCAGTTCATTTAGAAACCATGAAAGAACTCActctggagagaaaccctatgaatgtaaacaATGTGGAAAAGCTTTCAGATATTACCAAACTTTTCAAATACATGAAAGGACTCACACTGGGGAAAAACCCTATCAATGTAAGCAATGTGGTAAAGCTCTTAGTTGTCCCACATCCTTTCGAAGTCATGAAAGgattcacactggagaaaaaccctataaatgtaaaaaatgtggcaaagccttcagTTTTCCTAGTTCCTTTCGAAAACATGAAagaattcatacaggagagaaaccctatgattgtaaagaatgtgggaaagcatTCATTTCTCTTCCAAGCTATCGAAGACATATGATAATGCACACTGGAAATGGACCTTataaatgtaaggaatgtgggaaagcctttgaTTGTCCTAGTTCCTTTCAAATCCATGAACgaactcacactggagagaaaccctatgaatgtaaacaGTGTGGTAAAGCCTTCAGTTGTTCCAGTTCCTTTAGAATGCATGAAAggactcacactggagagaaaccccaTGAATGTAAACAATGTGGTAAAGCCTTCAGTTGTTCCAGTTCTGTTCGAATACATGAAAggactcacactggagagaaaccctatgaatgtaagcaatgtgggaaagccttcagttGTTCCAGTTCTTTTCGCATGCATgaaagaattcacactggagagaaaccctatgaatgtaaacaGTGTGGTAAAGCCTTTAGTTTTTCCAGTTCCTTTCGGATGCATGAAAggactcacactggagagaaaccctatgaatgtaaacaGTGCGGTAAAGCCTTCAGTTGTTCCAGTTCCTTTAGAATGCATGAAAggactcacactggagagaaaccctatgaatgtaaacaGTGTGGTAAGGCGTTTAGTTGTTCCAGTTCCATTCGAATACATGAAAggactcacactggagagaaaccttatgagTGTAAACAATGTGGTAAGGCCTTCAGTTGTTCTAGTTCTGTTCGAATGCATGAAAGGACACACACTGGAGTGAAACCTTATGAATGTAAACAGTGTGATAAAGCCTTCAGTTGCTCGCGTTCCTTTAGAATCCATGAACGAACTcacactggtgagaaaccctatgCATGTCAACAATGTGGTAAAGCCTTCAAGTGTTCCCGTTCCTTTCGAGTACATGAAAGAGTTCATACCGGAGAGTAA
- the ZNF709 gene encoding zinc finger protein 709 isoform X2: protein MFQDSVVFEDVAVNFTQEEWALLGPSQKKLYRDVMQETFVNLASIGENWEDKNIEDHRNQGRKLRSHTVERLCERKEGNQLGEAISQTPNPKTNRKTFTRVKPYECSVCGKDYMCHSSLNRHMRSHSEHRSYEYQKYGEKSYECKECGKRFSFRSSFRIHERTHTGEKPYKCKQCGKAFSWPSSFQIHERTHTGEKPYECKECGKAFIYHTTFRGHMRMHTGEKPYKCKECGKTFSHPSSFRNHERTHSGEKPYECKQCGKAFRYYQTFQIHERTHTGEKPYQCKQCGKALSCPTSFRSHERIHTGEKPYKCKKCGKAFSFPSSFRKHERIHTGEKPYDCKECGKAFISLPSYRRHMIMHTGNGPYKCKECGKAFDCPSSFQIHERTHTGEKPYECKQCGKAFSCSSSFRMHERTHTGEKPHECKQCGKAFSCSSSVRIHERTHTGEKPYECKQCGKAFSCSSSFRMHERIHTGEKPYECKQCGKAFSFSSSFRMHERTHTGEKPYECKQCGKAFSCSSSFRMHERTHTGEKPYECKQCGKAFSCSSSIRIHERTHTGEKPYECKQCGKAFSCSSSVRMHERTHTGVKPYECKQCDKAFSCSRSFRIHERTHTGEKPYACQQCGKAFKCSRSFRVHERVHTGE, encoded by the exons ATGTTTCAGGACTCAGTGGTCTTTGAGGATGTGGCTGTGAACTTCACCCAGGAGGAGTGGGCTTTGCTGGGTCCCTCTCAGAAGAAACTCTACAGAGATGTGATGCAAGAAACCTTTGTTAACTTGGCCTCTATAG GGGAAAACTGGGAGGACAAGAACATTGAAGATCACAGAAACCAGGGGAGAAAGCTAAG aaGTCATACGGTAGAGAGGCTCTGTGAAAGGAAAGAAGGTAATCAGCTTGGAGAAGCCATCAGTCAGACTCCAAATCctaaaacaaacaggaaaacctTTACTAGAGTAAAACCATATGAATGCAGTGTGTGTGGAAAAGACTATATGTGTCATTCATCTCTTAATAGGCACATGAGATCTCACAGTGAACATAGATCATACGAGTATCAAAAATATGGAGAGAAATCatatgaatgtaaggaatgtgggaaaagATTCAGCTTTCGAAGTTCATTTCGAATACATGAAagaactcacactggagagaaaccctataaatgtaaACAGTGTGGCAAGGCTTTCAGTTGGCCCAGTTCCTTTCAAATACATGAGAGAactcatactggagaaaaaccttatgaatgtaaggaatgtgggaaagccttcattTATCATACAACCTTTCGAGGACACATGAGAAtgcacacaggagagaaaccctataagtgtaaagaatgtgggaaaaCTTTCAGTCATCCCAGTTCATTTAGAAACCATGAAAGAACTCActctggagagaaaccctatgaatgtaaacaATGTGGAAAAGCTTTCAGATATTACCAAACTTTTCAAATACATGAAAGGACTCACACTGGGGAAAAACCCTATCAATGTAAGCAATGTGGTAAAGCTCTTAGTTGTCCCACATCCTTTCGAAGTCATGAAAGgattcacactggagaaaaaccctataaatgtaaaaaatgtggcaaagccttcagTTTTCCTAGTTCCTTTCGAAAACATGAAagaattcatacaggagagaaaccctatgattgtaaagaatgtgggaaagcatTCATTTCTCTTCCAAGCTATCGAAGACATATGATAATGCACACTGGAAATGGACCTTataaatgtaaggaatgtgggaaagcctttgaTTGTCCTAGTTCCTTTCAAATCCATGAACgaactcacactggagagaaaccctatgaatgtaaacaGTGTGGTAAAGCCTTCAGTTGTTCCAGTTCCTTTAGAATGCATGAAAggactcacactggagagaaaccccaTGAATGTAAACAATGTGGTAAAGCCTTCAGTTGTTCCAGTTCTGTTCGAATACATGAAAggactcacactggagagaaaccctatgaatgtaagcaatgtgggaaagccttcagttGTTCCAGTTCTTTTCGCATGCATgaaagaattcacactggagagaaaccctatgaatgtaaacaGTGTGGTAAAGCCTTTAGTTTTTCCAGTTCCTTTCGGATGCATGAAAggactcacactggagagaaaccctatgaatgtaaacaGTGCGGTAAAGCCTTCAGTTGTTCCAGTTCCTTTAGAATGCATGAAAggactcacactggagagaaaccctatgaatgtaaacaGTGTGGTAAGGCGTTTAGTTGTTCCAGTTCCATTCGAATACATGAAAggactcacactggagagaaaccttatgagTGTAAACAATGTGGTAAGGCCTTCAGTTGTTCTAGTTCTGTTCGAATGCATGAAAGGACACACACTGGAGTGAAACCTTATGAATGTAAACAGTGTGATAAAGCCTTCAGTTGCTCGCGTTCCTTTAGAATCCATGAACGAACTcacactggtgagaaaccctatgCATGTCAACAATGTGGTAAAGCCTTCAAGTGTTCCCGTTCCTTTCGAGTACATGAAAGAGTTCATACCGGAGAGTAA
- the ZNF709 gene encoding zinc finger protein 709 isoform X4 gives MQETFVNLASIGENWEDKNIEDHRNQGRKLRSHTVERLCERKEGNQLGEAISQTPNPKTNRKTFTRVKPYECSVCGKDYMCHSSLNRHMRSHSEHRSYEYQKYGEKSYECKECGKRFSFRSSFRIHERTHTGEKPYKCKQCGKAFSWPSSFQIHERTHTGEKPYECKECGKAFIYHTTFRGHMRMHTGEKPYKCKECGKTFSHPSSFRNHERTHSGEKPYECKQCGKAFRYYQTFQIHERTHTGEKPYQCKQCGKALSCPTSFRSHERIHTGEKPYKCKKCGKAFSFPSSFRKHERIHTGEKPYDCKECGKAFISLPSYRRHMIMHTGNGPYKCKECGKAFDCPSSFQIHERTHTGEKPYECKQCGKAFSCSSSFRMHERTHTGEKPHECKQCGKAFSCSSSVRIHERTHTGEKPYECKQCGKAFSCSSSFRMHERIHTGEKPYECKQCGKAFSFSSSFRMHERTHTGEKPYECKQCGKAFSCSSSFRMHERTHTGEKPYECKQCGKAFSCSSSIRIHERTHTGEKPYECKQCGKAFSCSSSVRMHERTHTGVKPYECKQCDKAFSCSRSFRIHERTHTGEKPYACQQCGKAFKCSRSFRVHERVHTGE, from the exons ATGCAAGAAACCTTTGTTAACTTGGCCTCTATAG GGGAAAACTGGGAGGACAAGAACATTGAAGATCACAGAAACCAGGGGAGAAAGCTAAG aaGTCATACGGTAGAGAGGCTCTGTGAAAGGAAAGAAGGTAATCAGCTTGGAGAAGCCATCAGTCAGACTCCAAATCctaaaacaaacaggaaaacctTTACTAGAGTAAAACCATATGAATGCAGTGTGTGTGGAAAAGACTATATGTGTCATTCATCTCTTAATAGGCACATGAGATCTCACAGTGAACATAGATCATACGAGTATCAAAAATATGGAGAGAAATCatatgaatgtaaggaatgtgggaaaagATTCAGCTTTCGAAGTTCATTTCGAATACATGAAagaactcacactggagagaaaccctataaatgtaaACAGTGTGGCAAGGCTTTCAGTTGGCCCAGTTCCTTTCAAATACATGAGAGAactcatactggagaaaaaccttatgaatgtaaggaatgtgggaaagccttcattTATCATACAACCTTTCGAGGACACATGAGAAtgcacacaggagagaaaccctataagtgtaaagaatgtgggaaaaCTTTCAGTCATCCCAGTTCATTTAGAAACCATGAAAGAACTCActctggagagaaaccctatgaatgtaaacaATGTGGAAAAGCTTTCAGATATTACCAAACTTTTCAAATACATGAAAGGACTCACACTGGGGAAAAACCCTATCAATGTAAGCAATGTGGTAAAGCTCTTAGTTGTCCCACATCCTTTCGAAGTCATGAAAGgattcacactggagaaaaaccctataaatgtaaaaaatgtggcaaagccttcagTTTTCCTAGTTCCTTTCGAAAACATGAAagaattcatacaggagagaaaccctatgattgtaaagaatgtgggaaagcatTCATTTCTCTTCCAAGCTATCGAAGACATATGATAATGCACACTGGAAATGGACCTTataaatgtaaggaatgtgggaaagcctttgaTTGTCCTAGTTCCTTTCAAATCCATGAACgaactcacactggagagaaaccctatgaatgtaaacaGTGTGGTAAAGCCTTCAGTTGTTCCAGTTCCTTTAGAATGCATGAAAggactcacactggagagaaaccccaTGAATGTAAACAATGTGGTAAAGCCTTCAGTTGTTCCAGTTCTGTTCGAATACATGAAAggactcacactggagagaaaccctatgaatgtaagcaatgtgggaaagccttcagttGTTCCAGTTCTTTTCGCATGCATgaaagaattcacactggagagaaaccctatgaatgtaaacaGTGTGGTAAAGCCTTTAGTTTTTCCAGTTCCTTTCGGATGCATGAAAggactcacactggagagaaaccctatgaatgtaaacaGTGCGGTAAAGCCTTCAGTTGTTCCAGTTCCTTTAGAATGCATGAAAggactcacactggagagaaaccctatgaatgtaaacaGTGTGGTAAGGCGTTTAGTTGTTCCAGTTCCATTCGAATACATGAAAggactcacactggagagaaaccttatgagTGTAAACAATGTGGTAAGGCCTTCAGTTGTTCTAGTTCTGTTCGAATGCATGAAAGGACACACACTGGAGTGAAACCTTATGAATGTAAACAGTGTGATAAAGCCTTCAGTTGCTCGCGTTCCTTTAGAATCCATGAACGAACTcacactggtgagaaaccctatgCATGTCAACAATGTGGTAAAGCCTTCAAGTGTTCCCGTTCCTTTCGAGTACATGAAAGAGTTCATACCGGAGAGTAA
- the ZNF709 gene encoding zinc finger protein 709 isoform X6 has protein sequence MCHSSLNRHMRSHSEHRSYEYQKYGEKSYECKECGKRFSFRSSFRIHERTHTGEKPYKCKQCGKAFSWPSSFQIHERTHTGEKPYECKECGKAFIYHTTFRGHMRMHTGEKPYKCKECGKTFSHPSSFRNHERTHSGEKPYECKQCGKAFRYYQTFQIHERTHTGEKPYQCKQCGKALSCPTSFRSHERIHTGEKPYKCKKCGKAFSFPSSFRKHERIHTGEKPYDCKECGKAFISLPSYRRHMIMHTGNGPYKCKECGKAFDCPSSFQIHERTHTGEKPYECKQCGKAFSCSSSFRMHERTHTGEKPHECKQCGKAFSCSSSVRIHERTHTGEKPYECKQCGKAFSCSSSFRMHERIHTGEKPYECKQCGKAFSFSSSFRMHERTHTGEKPYECKQCGKAFSCSSSFRMHERTHTGEKPYECKQCGKAFSCSSSIRIHERTHTGEKPYECKQCGKAFSCSSSVRMHERTHTGVKPYECKQCDKAFSCSRSFRIHERTHTGEKPYACQQCGKAFKCSRSFRVHERVHTGE, from the coding sequence ATGTGTCATTCATCTCTTAATAGGCACATGAGATCTCACAGTGAACATAGATCATACGAGTATCAAAAATATGGAGAGAAATCatatgaatgtaaggaatgtgggaaaagATTCAGCTTTCGAAGTTCATTTCGAATACATGAAagaactcacactggagagaaaccctataaatgtaaACAGTGTGGCAAGGCTTTCAGTTGGCCCAGTTCCTTTCAAATACATGAGAGAactcatactggagaaaaaccttatgaatgtaaggaatgtgggaaagccttcattTATCATACAACCTTTCGAGGACACATGAGAAtgcacacaggagagaaaccctataagtgtaaagaatgtgggaaaaCTTTCAGTCATCCCAGTTCATTTAGAAACCATGAAAGAACTCActctggagagaaaccctatgaatgtaaacaATGTGGAAAAGCTTTCAGATATTACCAAACTTTTCAAATACATGAAAGGACTCACACTGGGGAAAAACCCTATCAATGTAAGCAATGTGGTAAAGCTCTTAGTTGTCCCACATCCTTTCGAAGTCATGAAAGgattcacactggagaaaaaccctataaatgtaaaaaatgtggcaaagccttcagTTTTCCTAGTTCCTTTCGAAAACATGAAagaattcatacaggagagaaaccctatgattgtaaagaatgtgggaaagcatTCATTTCTCTTCCAAGCTATCGAAGACATATGATAATGCACACTGGAAATGGACCTTataaatgtaaggaatgtgggaaagcctttgaTTGTCCTAGTTCCTTTCAAATCCATGAACgaactcacactggagagaaaccctatgaatgtaaacaGTGTGGTAAAGCCTTCAGTTGTTCCAGTTCCTTTAGAATGCATGAAAggactcacactggagagaaaccccaTGAATGTAAACAATGTGGTAAAGCCTTCAGTTGTTCCAGTTCTGTTCGAATACATGAAAggactcacactggagagaaaccctatgaatgtaagcaatgtgggaaagccttcagttGTTCCAGTTCTTTTCGCATGCATgaaagaattcacactggagagaaaccctatgaatgtaaacaGTGTGGTAAAGCCTTTAGTTTTTCCAGTTCCTTTCGGATGCATGAAAggactcacactggagagaaaccctatgaatgtaaacaGTGCGGTAAAGCCTTCAGTTGTTCCAGTTCCTTTAGAATGCATGAAAggactcacactggagagaaaccctatgaatgtaaacaGTGTGGTAAGGCGTTTAGTTGTTCCAGTTCCATTCGAATACATGAAAggactcacactggagagaaaccttatgagTGTAAACAATGTGGTAAGGCCTTCAGTTGTTCTAGTTCTGTTCGAATGCATGAAAGGACACACACTGGAGTGAAACCTTATGAATGTAAACAGTGTGATAAAGCCTTCAGTTGCTCGCGTTCCTTTAGAATCCATGAACGAACTcacactggtgagaaaccctatgCATGTCAACAATGTGGTAAAGCCTTCAAGTGTTCCCGTTCCTTTCGAGTACATGAAAGAGTTCATACCGGAGAGTAA
- the ZNF709 gene encoding zinc finger protein 709 isoform X5, producing MMFQDSVVFEDVAVNFTQEEWALLGPSQKKLYRDVMQETFVNLASIGENWEDKNIEDHRNQGRKLRSHTVERLCERKEGNQLGEAISQTPNPKTNRKTFTRVKPYECSVCGKDYMCHSSLNRHMRSHSEHRSYEYQKYGEKSYECKECGKRFSFRSSFRIHERTHTGEKPYKCKQCGKAFSWPSSFQIHERTHTGEKPYECKECGKAFIYHTTFRGHMRMHTGEKPYKCKECGKTFSHPSSFRNHERTHSGEKPYECKQCGKAFRYYQTFQIHERTHTGEKPYQCKQCGKALSCPTSFRSHERIHTGEKPYKCKKCGKAFSFPSSFRKHERIHTGEKPYDCKECGKAFISLPSYRRHMIMHTGNGPYKCKECGKAFDCPSSFQIHERTHTGEKPYECKQCGKAFSCSSSFRMHERTHTGEKPHECKQCGKAFSCSSSVRIHERTHTGEKPYECKQCGKAFSCSSSFRMHERIHTGEKPYECKQCGKAFSFSSSFRMHERTHTGEKPYECKQCGKAFSCSSSFRMHERTHTGEKPYELPVTICF from the exons ATGTTTCAGGACTCAGTGGTCTTTGAGGATGTGGCTGTGAACTTCACCCAGGAGGAGTGGGCTTTGCTGGGTCCCTCTCAGAAGAAACTCTACAGAGATGTGATGCAAGAAACCTTTGTTAACTTGGCCTCTATAG GGGAAAACTGGGAGGACAAGAACATTGAAGATCACAGAAACCAGGGGAGAAAGCTAAG aaGTCATACGGTAGAGAGGCTCTGTGAAAGGAAAGAAGGTAATCAGCTTGGAGAAGCCATCAGTCAGACTCCAAATCctaaaacaaacaggaaaacctTTACTAGAGTAAAACCATATGAATGCAGTGTGTGTGGAAAAGACTATATGTGTCATTCATCTCTTAATAGGCACATGAGATCTCACAGTGAACATAGATCATACGAGTATCAAAAATATGGAGAGAAATCatatgaatgtaaggaatgtgggaaaagATTCAGCTTTCGAAGTTCATTTCGAATACATGAAagaactcacactggagagaaaccctataaatgtaaACAGTGTGGCAAGGCTTTCAGTTGGCCCAGTTCCTTTCAAATACATGAGAGAactcatactggagaaaaaccttatgaatgtaaggaatgtgggaaagccttcattTATCATACAACCTTTCGAGGACACATGAGAAtgcacacaggagagaaaccctataagtgtaaagaatgtgggaaaaCTTTCAGTCATCCCAGTTCATTTAGAAACCATGAAAGAACTCActctggagagaaaccctatgaatgtaaacaATGTGGAAAAGCTTTCAGATATTACCAAACTTTTCAAATACATGAAAGGACTCACACTGGGGAAAAACCCTATCAATGTAAGCAATGTGGTAAAGCTCTTAGTTGTCCCACATCCTTTCGAAGTCATGAAAGgattcacactggagaaaaaccctataaatgtaaaaaatgtggcaaagccttcagTTTTCCTAGTTCCTTTCGAAAACATGAAagaattcatacaggagagaaaccctatgattgtaaagaatgtgggaaagcatTCATTTCTCTTCCAAGCTATCGAAGACATATGATAATGCACACTGGAAATGGACCTTataaatgtaaggaatgtgggaaagcctttgaTTGTCCTAGTTCCTTTCAAATCCATGAACgaactcacactggagagaaaccctatgaatgtaaacaGTGTGGTAAAGCCTTCAGTTGTTCCAGTTCCTTTAGAATGCATGAAAggactcacactggagagaaaccccaTGAATGTAAACAATGTGGTAAAGCCTTCAGTTGTTCCAGTTCTGTTCGAATACATGAAAggactcacactggagagaaaccctatgaatgtaagcaatgtgggaaagccttcagttGTTCCAGTTCTTTTCGCATGCATgaaagaattcacactggagagaaaccctatgaatgtaaacaGTGTGGTAAAGCCTTTAGTTTTTCCAGTTCCTTTCGGATGCATGAAAggactcacactggagagaaaccctatgaatgtaaacaGTGCGGTAAAGCCTTCAGTTGTTCCAGTTCCTTTAGAATGCATGAAAggactcacactggagagaaaccctatgaat